In Brevibacterium pigmentatum, the sequence GCCCTGCTGATGCGCTTCGGTCAGCCGGACATGCTCGGTGCAGACGGACTCGGCCAGTTCGCAAGTTGGCTGCTGCCGGTGGCGACGGTCCTCGCAGCCGCTGGTTCTGCTCTGTTCGACAACCTGCCGTTGATCTTCGCCGTCGGTGTGGCCATCGGATTCGCGAAGAAGGCCGACGGCTCCACCGCGCTGGCCGCGGTCGTCGGGTATATGGTCCTCACCGGAGTCTTCACGGCCATGTCTCCGAGCTTCGGCTCGGACAACGGCGAGGGTGAGAACGTCATCAACTTCGGAGTGCTCGGCGGAATCGTCGTCGGCATCATCACCGCCCTGCTCTATCAGCGCTATCACCGGATCAAACTGCCGACCTACCTCGGTTTCTTCGGCGGTCGTCGTTTCGTTCCGATCGTCACCGCGGTCGCGTCGATGGTCATTGCCGTGGTCATGGCCCTGATCTACCCCGTCTTCGACGCTCTCATCAACAAGGGCGTGGGCGGCTTCCTCATGGAGCACGGAGCCAATCCGGGCACCGGGTTCGTCTTCGGCACGATCAACCGCCTCCTCATCCCCTTCGGGCTGCACCACCTGCTGAACAATCTGCCGTGGTTCCAGCTGGGTTCGTGCACGACCTCCTCGGGGGACACCGCGCACGGCGACATCACCTGCTTCTTCTCCGGTGTGGACGGCACGGCCGACTGGACGGGGTCGTTCATGACCGGCTTCTTCCCGATCATGATGTTCGCCCTTCCGGCCGCGGCCCTGGCCATCTATCACACCGCCCAGCCGAACCGCCGCAAGGTCGTCGGCGGCATCATGCTCTCGGTGGCGCTGACCTCTTTCGTCACCGGTATCACCGAGCCGCTCGAATACGCCTTCGCCTATGTCGCATTCCCGCTCTACGCGGTCCACGCCGTGCTCACCGGCACGTCGTTTGTGGTGGTGAATGCACTCGGAATCAAATCCGGATTCGGCTTCTCGGCCGGTGCGCTGGACTATCTGCTCAACCTCGGACGAGCCTCCGAACTCTCCGGCGGCATCGGGCCCGTCCTGCTCCTGCTCGTCATCGGCCTGGCCTACGCCGTCATCTACTACTTCCTGTTCCGCTGGGCGATCATCAAGTTCAACCTGCACACCCCGGGTCGCGAAGACGAAACCGACACCGGCACGGGTGCTCCGTCGGTCTTCGACGAGGCCCAGATCGCCGCCGAGGAATCCACGGGCAAGAAACGCGCACAGGACGAAGGCAGAAGCTGAAGGAATGCTCCGGGCCTCGGTGACGTTATAGGCTCGGTTCGGCGCTCTCACCGGGTGCCGAACCGGCGGACCCGATCAGCCTCGGCTCCGTCCTGACCAGTGCATACGTGACGAAAGGCGGCACCATGACGGTTCCCACACTCACTCTCAACGACGGCAAGACGATCCCTCAGCTGGGCTTCGGCGTCTTCAAGGTCGACCCCGACGAGACGGAACGCATCGTCACCGACGCCCTCGAAGTCGGCTACCGCCACATCGACACCGCCGCCGTCTACGGCAACGAGGAAGGTGTGGGCCGGGCCATCGCGAAGTCCGGGATCGCCCGTGACGAACTCTTCGTGACGACCAAGCTGTGGAACGACCGCCACGGCGCAGAGGAGTCCAAACGCGCCCTCGGCGAATCCCTGGAGAAGCTCGGCCTCGACCACGTCGATCTCTACCTCATTCATTGGCCGACCCCGCAGAACAAGAATTCCGTCGAGACGTGGGAGGCCTTCCCCTCCTACCGCGATCAGGGCCTGACCACGTCGATCGGCGTGTCGAACTTCGACCACCGGTTCCTGCCCGAGATCCTCGACACCGGCATCATCCCCGCCGTCGACCAGATCGAGGTCCACCCTCAGTTCCAGCAGGTCGATACCCGTCCGCTGCTGGCCGAGAACGACATCAAGATCGAAGCCTGGGGACCGCTGGGACAGGGCAAGGTCGACTACGCGAGCACCGTCATCGGTGAGATCGCCGCCGCTCAAGAGAAGTCCTGGGCCCAGACCATCATCCGCTGGCACCTGCAGAAGGGTCATATCGTCTTCCCGAAGTCGAACAACCGCGACCGCATGGAGCAGAACTTCTCCGTCTTCGACTTCGAACTCACGGACGCCGAGGTAGCAGCCATCGGTGCGCTCGAAAACGGCGGTCGCGTCTCCGCCGATCCCGCCGAGGTGAACTGACCCCGTCAGCAATACCTCGCCGAGGCGGCCCTCCCATAGTCTGGACCGCTGAGAACGACGAAGCCGCCGAAGAGTTCCGACTCTCCGGCGGCTTCGTCGTTCTCGGTCAGGCGTTCATTCCGCCGGTTGTCCTCAGGCGCCGAGGACAACGGCGTCGATGAGCACCGGTCCGTCGGCCTGCAGCGCTTCCCGGTAGGCGGCGTCGAACTCCTCGCGAGTCGTGGTGCGGCTGGCCGGGACACCGTATCCCTGCGCCAGGGAGACGAAGTCGATCGTGCCCAGGGTCAGGCCCGGGGTGTCCGGGACTCCCATGCGCTCGGCGAATCCGGAGAGCGCACCGTATCCGGAGTTGTTGACGATGACGAAGATCGTCTTCGTGCCCAGCTGAGCGGCCGTGTACAGAGCCGTGAGCCCGTAGTTCGCAGAACCGTCGCCCACGGTGGCGACAACGGTCTTCTCCGGATCGCCGAGGGCCATGCCGACGGCGACCGGCAACCCGAAGCCCAGTCCTCCCGAGGCCGGGAAGTGATACATTCCGGGCCGGTCGATGACGATCCGCTCGAGGTAGTCGAGGTCGAGGGTGGTCGTCTCATTGACGTAGACGACACTGTCGTCGACGTGCTCGTTGAGGACATCGAGCACCTCGGTGCCGGCCATCCCCTGCTCCGATCGGGCAGGAGCGGTGACGGTTCGGGACCGGCGGTCGCCTCGGCGAGTTCCTCGATCGGTCGTCGCCTCCGCGAGGTCGGCGAGCGCAGCGGCGACATCGGCGACGACGGCGCGGCCGAACGGTGCCCGCGTCGCCTCCCGTGGATCCTGGGTGATCTGGATGACCTCGGTGCCCGGCTCCAGGTAGTTCGCCGGTTCCCAGCGGTGGTATCTGAAGGTGGCGGCGCCCATGACGAGGACGACGTCATGGCCGGACAGTCGGTCGCGCACCGACTTGATGCCCGGAACCAGGACGCCTTCGAAGTTCGGATGGGTTGTGGGGAACGGGCACCGCGTCGGCGAAGGCGCGACATAGACGGAAGCACCGAGGCGTTCGGCCAGCACCATTGCGTCCTCATAGACCGTCGGATCGGCGACTGCTGCGGCATCGACCTGCGGGCCGAGGACGAGGGCAGGGTTCTGCGCCCCGTCGAGGACGTCGGCGAGTTCGCGGCGCAGCGACTCCGGCATGGTGCCCGCCGTCGTCACCGAACGCTTCGCCAACAGCGCGTCGTCGGGAAGGGCCGGTTCGTCCCAGTCGTCGAGCGGAACGGACACATAGACGGGACCACTCGGCTGAGTACTTGCTTCGAGTGCCGCCTGCGACAAGGTGCGCGGCACGTCGGTGGCCGACAGCGGCTCGTGTGAGTACTTCACCAGCGGGGCGGGCAGGGTCGAGGCATCGACGCTGGCCAGCATCGTCTCCTGACCGACGGTGCGGCGCACCTGCTGACCTGCGAGGACGACGAGCGGAACGTGGCCGTAGTGGGCGTTCGTCAACGCACCCATTCCATTGCCCGACCCCGAGGCGGCGTGCAGATTGACCAGCGCCGGCCCTCCCGTGGCCCGTGCGTATCCTTCGGCCATGCCGACGACGACCTGTTCATGCAGACCGAGGACGAACCGGAAGTCATCGCCCAGTCCCGCGAGGAACGGCAGCTCGTTCGAGCCCGGATTTCCGAAGATCGTCGTCATCCCGTGGGCACGGAAGACCTCCAGACTCGCGTCGAGGACTGTCTTCTCACCTTCGGGCTGATCGGCCATTGTGCCTCTGCTTTCGTTTTGGGTGCTCTCGCGGTGGGGCGACGAGGGATGGCGTCCCTCTCACCTCACCATAGCCGTGGCTCATACGTTCCGGCTCAGCCGATCACGCGGATCGGCTCTCCCGAAATCCAGGCGGCGATGTCCTCGACAGCCTGCGTGAAGAAGATTCGGTAAGTGTCTTCGGTGACGTAGCCCAGGTGCGGGGTGAGCACGGTGCGCGGTGTGCTGCGCAGTCGATGGTCGACCGGCAGCGGTTCTTCGTCGTGGACGTCGAGTCCCGCGCCGCGGATCCCGCCGGCTTCCAGCACGGTGATGAGTGCATCGGTGTCGACGAGTCCCGAGCGGGAGGTGTTGACGAGGATGCTGTCGGGCTTCATCGTCTCAAGTTCGGCGGCTCCCACGAGTCCTCGGCTGCGGTCGCTCAGCTTGTAGTGGATCGTCACCACGTCCGCGGTGGAGAACAGTTCGTCCTTGCTCACCGCGCGCACGCCCAGGGCGTCCGCCCGTTCCGCGTCGAGGTTCTGGCTCCACGCCACGACGTCCATTCCGAAGGCCGCACCGACCCGCGCGACCTTCGTTCCCAGACGTCCCAGACCGACCACGCCGAGGCGGTGCCCATCGAGGTCTCCCCCGACGGTCGACTGCCAGCCCCCGCCTCGGACGGCGGCGTCCTCGGCCGGGATGCTACGCAGGACGGAGAGGATGAGTCCCCAGGTCAGCT encodes:
- a CDS encoding PTS transporter subunit EIIC, which produces MAIPSAEAPKKRKKAIPGFAQLQRIGRSLMLPIAVLPAAALLMRFGQPDMLGADGLGQFASWLLPVATVLAAAGSALFDNLPLIFAVGVAIGFAKKADGSTALAAVVGYMVLTGVFTAMSPSFGSDNGEGENVINFGVLGGIVVGIITALLYQRYHRIKLPTYLGFFGGRRFVPIVTAVASMVIAVVMALIYPVFDALINKGVGGFLMEHGANPGTGFVFGTINRLLIPFGLHHLLNNLPWFQLGSCTTSSGDTAHGDITCFFSGVDGTADWTGSFMTGFFPIMMFALPAAALAIYHTAQPNRRKVVGGIMLSVALTSFVTGITEPLEYAFAYVAFPLYAVHAVLTGTSFVVVNALGIKSGFGFSAGALDYLLNLGRASELSGGIGPVLLLLVIGLAYAVIYYFLFRWAIIKFNLHTPGREDETDTGTGAPSVFDEAQIAAEESTGKKRAQDEGRS
- a CDS encoding aldo/keto reductase, whose protein sequence is MTVPTLTLNDGKTIPQLGFGVFKVDPDETERIVTDALEVGYRHIDTAAVYGNEEGVGRAIAKSGIARDELFVTTKLWNDRHGAEESKRALGESLEKLGLDHVDLYLIHWPTPQNKNSVETWEAFPSYRDQGLTTSIGVSNFDHRFLPEILDTGIIPAVDQIEVHPQFQQVDTRPLLAENDIKIEAWGPLGQGKVDYASTVIGEIAAAQEKSWAQTIIRWHLQKGHIVFPKSNNRDRMEQNFSVFDFELTDAEVAAIGALENGGRVSADPAEVN
- the mdlC gene encoding benzoylformate decarboxylase produces the protein MADQPEGEKTVLDASLEVFRAHGMTTIFGNPGSNELPFLAGLGDDFRFVLGLHEQVVVGMAEGYARATGGPALVNLHAASGSGNGMGALTNAHYGHVPLVVLAGQQVRRTVGQETMLASVDASTLPAPLVKYSHEPLSATDVPRTLSQAALEASTQPSGPVYVSVPLDDWDEPALPDDALLAKRSVTTAGTMPESLRRELADVLDGAQNPALVLGPQVDAAAVADPTVYEDAMVLAERLGASVYVAPSPTRCPFPTTHPNFEGVLVPGIKSVRDRLSGHDVVLVMGAATFRYHRWEPANYLEPGTEVIQITQDPREATRAPFGRAVVADVAAALADLAEATTDRGTRRGDRRSRTVTAPARSEQGMAGTEVLDVLNEHVDDSVVYVNETTTLDLDYLERIVIDRPGMYHFPASGGLGFGLPVAVGMALGDPEKTVVATVGDGSANYGLTALYTAAQLGTKTIFVIVNNSGYGALSGFAERMGVPDTPGLTLGTIDFVSLAQGYGVPASRTTTREEFDAAYREALQADGPVLIDAVVLGA
- a CDS encoding D-2-hydroxyacid dehydrogenase family protein, translating into MRIVVLDDYQQVAGKFADWSGLDAEVEFIDRPIVDDDDLVQVLSGAEVVVAMRERTAFTAVRLERLPGLHLLVTTGRVNASIDVEAARAQGIVVCGTESTTSATPELTWGLILSVLRSIPAEDAAVRGGGWQSTVGGDLDGHRLGVVGLGRLGTKVARVGAAFGMDVVAWSQNLDAERADALGVRAVSKDELFSTADVVTIHYKLSDRSRGLVGAAELETMKPDSILVNTSRSGLVDTDALITVLEAGGIRGAGLDVHDEEPLPVDHRLRSTPRTVLTPHLGYVTEDTYRIFFTQAVEDIAAWISGEPIRVIG